The following proteins come from a genomic window of Limnohabitans sp. 103DPR2:
- a CDS encoding peptidylprolyl isomerase, which yields MNFDTLTDQPLGTAGASGSCGSGSCGCGSASASSASSTASSTAYERTAASMPAAVLAAQSEAANDVSLAETPSTPPSINGIALLAPGETLSAEHLLERAHAELLRQEAVRLGLLPAHASLTAPELNANEQAVIDRMLDQEVVSPQPTPEEALRYYDAQKAQFTVGQARRVRHILFAVTLGVNVPALAQRAEAALLELSNKSASPERFAQLAAELSNCPSGAQGGDLGWLTPQDCAPEFAKELFFLAESSLALGLRPRLVHTRFGFHIVDVLEVNPGHLPEFAQLQTQIATRLQWQSRATALGQYMRRLGGLAQVQGLALEGDASPLVQ from the coding sequence ATGAACTTTGACACCTTGACAGATCAGCCGCTGGGCACCGCGGGCGCATCCGGTTCGTGCGGCAGCGGTTCTTGCGGTTGCGGCAGCGCGTCTGCATCTTCGGCTTCATCTACGGCTTCATCTACGGCTTATGAGCGCACAGCAGCATCCATGCCAGCGGCGGTGCTTGCCGCACAGTCTGAAGCGGCCAACGATGTTTCGCTGGCTGAGACGCCTTCCACGCCACCTTCCATTAACGGCATCGCCTTGCTCGCCCCCGGAGAGACCTTGTCGGCAGAACACCTGCTGGAGCGGGCGCATGCCGAACTGCTGCGCCAAGAGGCCGTGCGCTTGGGCCTGTTGCCTGCGCATGCGAGCCTGACCGCACCCGAGCTGAATGCCAACGAACAAGCCGTAATCGACCGGATGCTGGACCAGGAAGTAGTATCGCCCCAGCCCACGCCTGAAGAAGCGTTGCGCTATTACGACGCGCAAAAGGCGCAGTTCACGGTGGGGCAAGCGCGCCGTGTTCGCCATATCCTGTTTGCTGTCACGCTCGGCGTAAATGTGCCCGCGCTGGCGCAACGCGCCGAAGCGGCTTTGCTTGAGCTAAGCAACAAGTCGGCGTCGCCCGAGCGCTTTGCTCAATTGGCTGCCGAGTTGTCCAACTGCCCATCGGGGGCACAAGGCGGTGATCTGGGCTGGCTCACGCCTCAAGACTGCGCGCCTGAGTTTGCCAAGGAATTGTTCTTCCTGGCCGAGTCCAGTCTGGCATTGGGCCTGCGTCCGCGCTTGGTGCACACGCGCTTTGGCTTTCACATCGTCGATGTGCTGGAGGTGAACCCAGGGCACCTGCCTGAGTTTGCGCAGTTGCAAACTCAGATAGCCACCCGCCTGCAATGGCAGTCTCGTGCGACCGCATTGGGTCAGTACATGCGCCGATTGGGGGGCCTCGCGCAGGTGCAAGGCCTAGCGCTGGAGGGCGATGCTTCGCCCCTGGTGCAATAA
- a CDS encoding carbonic anhydrase, with protein sequence MNEHVLPDSIDELLLRLQRFHADYFPLHQQRFQDLVAQGQHPKTLFIGCSDSRLVPYLLTGTGPGELFIVRNVGALVPPYDGSHGLHGTMAGIEFAVLELHVRRIIVCGHSHCGAIRTAYEGAPAEAKALQSWLKLADEALLPVRPSPEALMRTEQRSVVLQLERLMDYPMVRREIEAGRLTLHGWHYVIEDGEVHVFDVQRGDFVPASQSSHSGTGPFVPYVEQDGQIIAN encoded by the coding sequence ATGAACGAGCATGTGTTGCCGGATTCGATCGATGAACTGCTACTGCGTTTGCAGCGCTTTCATGCGGATTATTTTCCGCTGCACCAGCAACGTTTTCAGGATCTGGTGGCGCAGGGGCAGCACCCCAAGACCTTGTTCATTGGTTGCTCGGACTCGCGCCTGGTACCCTATCTGTTGACTGGTACTGGCCCGGGTGAGTTGTTCATCGTACGCAATGTGGGCGCGTTGGTGCCGCCATACGATGGTTCGCATGGGCTGCATGGCACCATGGCGGGCATCGAATTTGCGGTGCTGGAGCTGCATGTGCGGCGCATCATCGTATGCGGGCACAGCCACTGTGGCGCGATCCGCACAGCATACGAAGGTGCTCCGGCAGAAGCCAAGGCGTTGCAAAGCTGGCTCAAACTGGCTGACGAGGCACTGCTGCCGGTGCGACCCAGCCCCGAGGCTTTGATGCGTACCGAGCAGCGTTCGGTAGTTTTGCAGCTCGAGCGCCTGATGGACTATCCCATGGTCCGGCGTGAAATCGAGGCGGGGCGCCTTACCCTGCACGGCTGGCACTATGTGATTGAAGACGGCGAGGTGCATGTGTTCGATGTACAGCGGGGTGATTTTGTGCCCGCGTCGCAGTCCTCGCACAGCGGCACCGGGCCGTTCGTACCCTATGTTGAGCAAGATGGCCAGATCATTGCAAATTGA
- a CDS encoding nitroreductase family protein yields the protein MSDTDKHTANRMASHLMTSRQTVLPKRLVAPGPDAAELAQLFQAAAAAPDHDMINPWRFLIIPEHKRADLGDLFAAALLERDPSASTEQLDQARDKALRAPLLMLLIVDEAKGSAEIDLNERVLSAGCAVQNLMLLANAMGYGSALTSGKALKATCFRAGLGLGASEHVICCLSVGTVSSRKPFKLRPEVQQFTRIWGDSA from the coding sequence ATGAGCGATACAGACAAACACACCGCTAATCGTATGGCTAGCCATCTGATGACTTCGCGCCAGACGGTGTTGCCCAAGCGCCTGGTGGCACCCGGGCCTGACGCGGCGGAACTGGCGCAATTGTTTCAGGCTGCTGCGGCCGCGCCCGACCATGACATGATCAACCCTTGGCGGTTTTTGATCATCCCCGAACACAAACGGGCCGATTTGGGTGATCTGTTTGCAGCCGCCTTGCTGGAGCGTGACCCGAGCGCATCGACCGAGCAGCTTGATCAAGCTCGCGACAAGGCCCTGCGGGCCCCTTTGCTGATGCTGCTGATCGTGGACGAGGCTAAGGGCTCAGCCGAAATTGACCTGAACGAGCGCGTGTTGAGCGCGGGCTGCGCGGTGCAAAACCTCATGTTGTTGGCCAACGCCATGGGCTACGGCTCGGCCCTGACGAGCGGCAAAGCGCTCAAAGCCACCTGTTTTCGGGCTGGTTTGGGGCTGGGGGCTTCTGAGCACGTTATTTGTTGTTTGAGTGTGGGCACCGTGAGTTCGCGCAAACCCTTCAAACTACGCCCTGAGGTGCAGCAGTTCACTCGAATTTGGGGAGACAGCGCATGA
- a CDS encoding hemerythrin domain-containing protein — MSTPTKAEVVIGVSLPGLRSPGVGFEAPFEMLEACHERVQRMLDLLNRLRKHVAKNGCDAQAVDAAVDVMRYFDLAAPLHHQDEELHIFPAAMAMCNDHLDLLILRLRQEHLRMENLWGEVRQALARVAQEDANTKSPFSQAELADMDAFISIYKDHIRSEEGLVFPEARRALKPEQMSVISREMIRRRGGEVSV, encoded by the coding sequence ATGAGCACCCCGACCAAAGCGGAAGTGGTCATAGGTGTTAGTTTGCCAGGCCTGCGTTCCCCTGGCGTGGGCTTTGAAGCACCTTTTGAAATGCTTGAAGCCTGTCATGAGCGAGTCCAGCGCATGCTGGATTTGTTGAACCGTCTGAGGAAGCATGTAGCAAAAAACGGATGCGATGCCCAAGCAGTTGATGCTGCGGTGGACGTGATGCGCTACTTTGATCTGGCTGCGCCTTTGCACCACCAGGATGAAGAACTACATATATTTCCAGCGGCAATGGCGATGTGTAACGACCATCTAGATCTGCTGATTTTGCGTCTGAGGCAAGAGCATCTTAGAATGGAAAACCTTTGGGGTGAGGTGCGTCAGGCGCTAGCGCGTGTGGCACAAGAAGACGCCAACACCAAGAGCCCCTTCAGCCAAGCGGAACTGGCCGACATGGACGCATTTATTTCAATCTACAAGGATCACATCCGGTCCGAAGAAGGTTTGGTGTTTCCAGAAGCCAGACGAGCATTGAAACCCGAACAGATGAGTGTGATTTCGAGGGAAATGATACGCCGACGGGGGGGAGAAGTAAGTGTGTGA
- a CDS encoding TetR/AcrR family transcriptional regulator, whose translation MVANTRIKLKSEDRQAELIQAALRLAAQRSPAEITTGDLALVIGITQGGVFKHFDSKEAIWLAVLDWVRQSLMEQLEQAAQARQDNALQALCAVFLAHIDFVVQFPGVPRLVFQELQHAKPTPLKSRVQQLMADYRTLVTQLLAQAREERLLAKDVDIPSAVVLFMGAVQGLVMQSLVTGNLHGLARQGKAVFKLYEAGLLPKPKI comes from the coding sequence ATGGTCGCCAACACACGAATCAAGCTCAAAAGCGAAGACCGCCAGGCAGAACTGATCCAGGCAGCCTTGAGATTGGCCGCTCAGCGCAGCCCGGCTGAAATCACCACGGGTGATCTGGCCTTGGTCATCGGCATCACCCAAGGGGGCGTATTCAAGCATTTCGACAGCAAGGAGGCCATCTGGCTGGCTGTTCTTGATTGGGTACGCCAGTCCTTGATGGAGCAGCTTGAGCAAGCAGCACAAGCACGGCAGGACAATGCCTTGCAGGCCCTGTGTGCTGTCTTCTTGGCTCACATCGATTTTGTTGTGCAGTTTCCTGGTGTTCCCCGACTTGTCTTTCAAGAGTTGCAGCATGCCAAGCCCACACCGCTCAAAAGCAGGGTGCAGCAACTGATGGCTGACTACCGGACTCTGGTGACCCAACTGCTGGCCCAGGCCCGCGAAGAGCGCTTGCTGGCAAAAGATGTGGATATTCCGTCGGCAGTGGTCCTATTTATGGGTGCAGTTCAGGGGCTGGTCATGCAGTCTCTGGTCACGGGCAATCTCCATGGACTGGCACGACAGGGCAAAGCCGTGTTCAAACTCTACGAGGCAGGCCTGTTGCCAAAACCTAAAATCTGA